The genomic segment TTGAATGATctcttaaacattttatttattcacatttataatacaataaaaaaaataactaataatattaaaaaataataataaataattaaattaaattacgtGAATTGATGTCAACCTAACTCATCACAGATTCTATTAAGGTAAACCGAATTCTAAATTGATCAGATTGAAAACTagttcatataaaaaaaatcacatttttttcaaacccaactcgACTCATCCAATCCAACCACGAACCCAACTCGACTCATCCAATCCAACCCGTGGTTGATCGAATTGATTCACGGATTATAATTCATTTTGACCGacactaattttaataatagttGATTGTaccctattttccttttttttttcttgttgaatatttccaatatatatattcaaaggACTACACCATGAAAGTGATATGATACCACATTACAGGAAAAGGTAAAATGGTACTAAAATTATTGTAAAGAAATTTGGAACAATTTTTCAACAGCTAACtagaattaatatatatatttgaaattttttaaaaatcctCATCTACAATCTTTCGATAGCTTTAATTGTACAACTAGAGATTGATTCTTCCTTTAGAAAAAAGTTTGATCGATAATACTAAGAATTTAAAATGGTTGAAATTAGTAGTGTGGTTCTAGCTTTGTTTGCATGTCACGATGAATTTAaagctaaaaacaaaaatgaaattgcTTTCTTTATATGGACAAAATGTTGCAGTAGACTGGCTTTGGCTTTTCCTTTCAAGCTCAGATGCAGCTTCGCAGCACCTTTGTTTCATCCCGATACATAGTAGGGAACTCTAAAACAATAAACTCTACTTTATCAACtgacttttattttacaatCTATACATCACTATTTGCATTTGTCAAGGGTAAATTTGTGGCGGTTTCTGCCAAGGATGACTTCTCAAACACTTCCCCTCTTCGGGGGCGGTTTGCATAGAGTATCCAAAGAACAAGGCAGAGCAGAACACCAACTGAAACGAGGGCAAGTCCTACATTGATAATCTTGAGGTAGTGGTTTAATGGAGGACAGTAGCTTGAAGTAATTTTTGTGAATGCATCTCTCACAAAATTGCAATTCTGAAGGCTAAGTAAAGGTGGGGTGTAATGTTCTAACGCATAGCTTTCATTGACTGCAGCCACTATCTGCAAGTAAATCTCTGGTGTAACCCTGCCAACTGTAGTGCAAATGCCAGATTCAGATACCTCACATTCAAAATTCTTCCAAACCTGAAAATTTTTAATCAACGAACTAAATTATACTACTTGCAGAAATCGATAATAGAACACGatgcaaaaaaattataactattgAGATACTACTTTTCATCAGATTTCCTATGGGGCcatggaaaataataaaaatagtcaCAAGTTATGTAAAATGCTTTCATTTGGcattaaacaaattatatgaCACGCAGATGGAGTTCATAGCACTCAAATTTTTTACCACTTCAGCGTTCTACTGAGAATCCAAAGCTTAAAAGAACTAACATTTCTCTCAATAGAAACACGCTTGAATTTTTTACCGGAGGGCAGTGAAATAAAGCTTCTAAAAGCCACCAAGCGATGAAGAAAATTACCATTGAGGCATTGGCGGAAGAAACTTCCTGATCTGTACATTGACGCTCTTGAAGCTGAGAGTCAAAAGGGTAGCATAAAGATGGCATTACAGCCCCAGACTGATTGTAGTAGCCAGGACTTCCTTGTGTTATATTTAGGTTTGCAGAATTATAGATGAATTCATTGACAACATTTGCAATGTTGGTGACCACTTGCTTACTTTGGAAGAGTGTTTGGTTTGTGGTACTCTGATCAACACACGGAAGGACATTACTAAGAGCAGATTCGGTGTGTGGATTTGCCACCCATTCTCCCATAGCCATGCAGGTATCAGAAATCGCACTGTAAAAATCAGGTTTGGTTGTTAATGTTAGCTTTTGAACATACAGAAATTCCATAACATAAAGATAATTGGTTGTTAAGAAGTTAAACTAAGATCTATTAGATATAATGACTTACTTATTAAGGATCATGAATACTCCACAAAGAATGAACGTGGTAGCAACCAGTAACCATCCAGTGATAACAAATCTGCAAAACATTTTAAGAATTCAGACAGAAGAACATAACAAGGACTAATGTATATGAGGCATTATAAACAAACGTAACACCAATAGACATAGACAAACATAACTTACATGAGGATTGCGTGCTGATATCCAAGGACAGAAAGGActgcaaaaaaataaatgagtCAGCTATAACCAAGAACTCGggaacataaatataaaattagctCAATTTCTTCATAATTTTATGATCAACAAATACCTAGCCCAACAAGAGCCAACAGGAGCATCACAGCTGCTACAACATACAAAGCTAGACGCCTGCAAAATGTACACGGTTTTAGTATCATACATGGATGGGGTATAACTCTCTAGAATCAGTTTTATGATTACATACACATCATTGAATACTCTTCGAATTTTTACTGAATTTTCATTTGTCTTCTCAGAAAGTGTGTCTGCTGCAGTATTTAGATCCACATTCAGCTTGTCAATACCCTCCATGACATCAGATGGAAGAACAATCCTAGTGACATTGATAGTTTTTGCAAGGGAGAGATACTCTGTGACATTTCTTAGAGTTTGCACTGTATAATCTGACTGATTGACAAAATAATGAAGGGTGTCCAAGGCTTGACCATGAAATTTATCCTGCCCAACAGAAAGGAGGATACATCCAGTCCTGTGTAATTAAAAGAACAGGGTATGTATGTTAGTATCCACACTTGAATTTGTGATGAATAAAACCTAGAGCTGGCAGTATATAGAAATTTTACATGTATTGAGCAAAAAGATATTATCACTAAATTATCATCATCATGTGGTATTTTTTCACTGAAAAgtgaaaaccaaaataaaacatCCATAGCACgtaattttgaattattgatTATCAATTATGCAAATAgcttactattttttttttccgtaTCTATGATAAATGGGGAAGAAAAAGGACAATTTTGAGGAAATACAGCATCCCACGAAGAAATTAACAAAGGGAGCTTGGAAATAGAGACTTACGCAGCAGCAAAAGTGAATGATATAAGCAGTATAAGACAAATCCTTTGTGAATGATTTGATCCTTTGCCCTTTATGGTAATTGCCCATCCACAACATAGATGAATCACAAGCGCCAAGCCAAACGAGATAAACCACAAGGCAGCAAGAATAAAACCAGCTGC from the Vigna angularis cultivar LongXiaoDou No.4 chromosome 3, ASM1680809v1, whole genome shotgun sequence genome contains:
- the LOC108322028 gene encoding uncharacterized protein LOC108322028 isoform X4, encoding MKFFPFIGFLFLVSLFLSSVSAFSPTGSIRHRVKFIIGEGEENLGQWKSEFTQVAPAPGPKGVDVLILAANRTNRPDILRGFQRYRGGWDIADQHYWASVGFTGAAGFILAALWFISFGLALVIHLCCGWAITIKGKGSNHSQRICLILLISFTFAAATGCILLSVGQDKFHGQALDTLHYFVNQSDYTVQTLRNVTEYLSLAKTINVTRIVLPSDVMEGIDKLNVDLNTAADTLSEKTNENSVKIRRVFNDVRLALYVVAAVMLLLALVGLVLSVLGYQHAILIFVITGWLLVATTFILCGVFMILNNAISDTCMAMGEWVANPHTESALSNVLPCVDQSTTNQTLFQSKQVVTNIANVVNEFIYNSANLNITQGSPGYYNQSGAVMPSLCYPFDSQLQERQCTDQEVSSANASMVWKNFECEVSESGICTTVGRVTPEIYLQIVAAVNESYALEHYTPPLLSLQNCNFVRDAFTKITSSYCPPLNHYLKIINVGLALVSVGVLLCLVLWILYANRPRRGEVFEKSSLAETATNLPLTNANSDV
- the LOC108322028 gene encoding uncharacterized protein LOC108322028 isoform X2, whose translation is MLLGLDSAVLVLVADDGAGIHKQRSMYHWDKRSKKYIKLNNVDHGAANGKIKTESGAKMKATKTGLYKKWKECSHGKISLRGTNDGDPQESTSLAGEGEENLGQWKSEFTQVAPAPGPKGVDVLILAANRTNRPDILRGFQRYRGGWDIADQHYWASVGFTGAAGFILAALWFISFGLALVIHLCCGWAITIKGKGSNHSQRICLILLISFTFAAATGCILLSVGQDKFHGQALDTLHYFVNQSDYTVQTLRNVTEYLSLAKTINVTRIVLPSDVMEGIDKLNVDLNTAADTLSEKTNENSVKIRRVFNDVRLALYVVAAVMLLLALVGLVLSVLGYQHAILIFVITGWLLVATTFILCGVFMILNNAISDTCMAMGEWVANPHTESALSNVLPCVDQSTTNQTLFQSKQVVTNIANVVNEFIYNSANLNITQGSPGYYNQSGAVMPSLCYPFDSQLQERQCTDQEVSSANASMVWKNFECEVSESGICTTVGRVTPEIYLQIVAAVNESYALEHYTPPLLSLQNCNFVRDAFTKITSSYCPPLNHYLKIINVGLALVSVGVLLCLVLWILYANRPRRGEVFEKSSLAETATNLPLTNANSDV
- the LOC108322028 gene encoding uncharacterized protein LOC108322028 isoform X3, encoding MYHWDKRSKKYIKLNNVDHGAANGKIKTESGAKMKATKTGLYKKWKECSHGKISLRGTNDGDPQESTSLAGEGEENLGQWKSEFTQVAPAPGPKGVDVLILAANRTNRPDILRGFQRYRGGWDIADQHYWASVGFTGAAGFILAALWFISFGLALVIHLCCGWAITIKGKGSNHSQRICLILLISFTFAAATGCILLSVGQDKFHGQALDTLHYFVNQSDYTVQTLRNVTEYLSLAKTINVTRIVLPSDVMEGIDKLNVDLNTAADTLSEKTNENSVKIRRVFNDVRLALYVVAAVMLLLALVGLVLSVLGYQHAILIFVITGWLLVATTFILCGVFMILNNAISDTCMAMGEWVANPHTESALSNVLPCVDQSTTNQTLFQSKQVVTNIANVVNEFIYNSANLNITQGSPGYYNQSGAVMPSLCYPFDSQLQERQCTDQEVSSANASMVWKNFECEVSESGICTTVGRVTPEIYLQIVAAVNESYALEHYTPPLLSLQNCNFVRDAFTKITSSYCPPLNHYLKIINVGLALVSVGVLLCLVLWILYANRPRRGEVFEKSSLAETATNLPLTNANSDV
- the LOC108322028 gene encoding uncharacterized protein LOC108322028 isoform X1 codes for the protein MFLVFACLVLVLIILNIFRLDSAVLVLVADDGAGIHKQRSMYHWDKRSKKYIKLNNVDHGAANGKIKTESGAKMKATKTGLYKKWKECSHGKISLRGTNDGDPQESTSLAGEGEENLGQWKSEFTQVAPAPGPKGVDVLILAANRTNRPDILRGFQRYRGGWDIADQHYWASVGFTGAAGFILAALWFISFGLALVIHLCCGWAITIKGKGSNHSQRICLILLISFTFAAATGCILLSVGQDKFHGQALDTLHYFVNQSDYTVQTLRNVTEYLSLAKTINVTRIVLPSDVMEGIDKLNVDLNTAADTLSEKTNENSVKIRRVFNDVRLALYVVAAVMLLLALVGLVLSVLGYQHAILIFVITGWLLVATTFILCGVFMILNNAISDTCMAMGEWVANPHTESALSNVLPCVDQSTTNQTLFQSKQVVTNIANVVNEFIYNSANLNITQGSPGYYNQSGAVMPSLCYPFDSQLQERQCTDQEVSSANASMVWKNFECEVSESGICTTVGRVTPEIYLQIVAAVNESYALEHYTPPLLSLQNCNFVRDAFTKITSSYCPPLNHYLKIINVGLALVSVGVLLCLVLWILYANRPRRGEVFEKSSLAETATNLPLTNANSDV